In the Victivallis sp. Marseille-Q1083 genome, one interval contains:
- a CDS encoding trehalase family glycosidase translates to MTVPPFSLESLPRIEFAAEPGLAELYEFAWKLAYDHIRECPGAPQTPYMDEGFSPDRIWIWDTCFMVNFCKYAPQLFPGAVSLDNFYRPLLDGVKSPLQIQHPDNPPLLAWAEAANYQVTGDRNRIRRILIEKRYLQRYFEWVERLKSGQTVPGGIVSIGLERTPFGYRWSGTPSGMDNTPRGGVAADEHNLAQYRQIYWVDALAQQALSAEIIARLAEDCGLHVDAEFFQSRYQELKMLLNTYYYDAEDGFYYDIATEPPFRPCKVKTPASYWAMLAGVCSPEQAAAMVRQATDPQCFGGDYPWPSVSRSDPAFNPAGEYWRGGVWLPMAYLGTKALERYGYYAEADQLAYRVVMQQFRTWRDFEPHTIWEAYSPTADRPSTDKAIIDAAKPVRPDFCGWSALGPICLMIENVLGIAADGIANRLHWRVNRSCRNGISNLQFGGNRVDLQYDGDGALFIRAEKPFTLQVDGEEYAIAAGKTRLHN, encoded by the coding sequence ATGACGGTCCCACCTTTCTCCCTGGAGTCATTGCCGCGCATCGAATTCGCCGCAGAACCCGGTTTGGCGGAACTTTACGAATTTGCCTGGAAACTGGCTTATGATCACATCCGCGAATGTCCGGGCGCCCCGCAGACGCCTTATATGGACGAAGGATTCAGCCCGGACCGGATCTGGATCTGGGATACCTGCTTCATGGTCAACTTCTGCAAATATGCGCCGCAGCTCTTTCCCGGCGCGGTCAGCCTGGACAATTTCTACCGGCCGCTGCTGGACGGCGTCAAATCGCCGTTGCAGATCCAGCATCCGGACAATCCGCCGCTGCTGGCCTGGGCGGAAGCCGCCAACTATCAGGTGACCGGCGACCGGAACCGGATCCGCCGCATCCTGATTGAAAAACGGTACCTGCAGCGTTATTTCGAATGGGTCGAACGGCTGAAAAGCGGCCAGACGGTGCCCGGCGGCATCGTTTCGATCGGCCTGGAACGGACGCCGTTCGGCTATCGGTGGAGCGGCACTCCCAGCGGCATGGACAACACACCGCGCGGCGGCGTGGCCGCCGATGAGCACAACCTGGCCCAATACCGTCAGATTTACTGGGTCGATGCGCTGGCGCAACAGGCGTTGAGTGCCGAAATCATCGCCCGGCTCGCCGAGGATTGCGGGTTGCACGTCGATGCCGAATTCTTCCAATCCCGCTACCAGGAGTTGAAAATGCTGCTCAACACCTATTATTACGATGCGGAAGACGGCTTTTATTATGATATTGCAACCGAACCGCCCTTCCGGCCGTGCAAAGTGAAAACGCCCGCCTCTTACTGGGCCATGCTCGCCGGCGTCTGTTCCCCGGAACAGGCGGCGGCAATGGTCCGCCAGGCGACGGATCCGCAATGTTTCGGCGGCGACTATCCGTGGCCGAGCGTCAGCCGCAGCGATCCGGCCTTCAATCCGGCCGGCGAATATTGGCGCGGCGGCGTCTGGCTGCCGATGGCCTACCTGGGCACCAAGGCGCTGGAACGTTACGGCTATTACGCCGAAGCGGACCAGTTGGCTTATCGGGTGGTCATGCAGCAATTCCGCACCTGGCGCGATTTCGAGCCGCACACGATCTGGGAAGCCTATTCGCCGACGGCGGACCGGCCGTCGACCGACAAGGCGATCATCGACGCCGCCAAGCCGGTTCGGCCCGATTTCTGCGGCTGGTCGGCCCTCGGCCCGATCTGCCTGATGATTGAAAATGTCCTCGGCATCGCCGCCGACGGCATCGCCAACCGGCTTCACTGGCGGGTCAACCGCAGTTGCCGCAACGGCATCAGCAATCTGCAATTCGGCGGCAACCGGGTCGATCTGCAGTACGACGGCGACGGCGCATTATTCATCCGGGCCGAAAAGCCCTTCACGCTTCAGGTCGACGGCGAAGAATACGCCATCGCCGCCGGCAAAACCAGACTCCACAACTGA
- a CDS encoding ABC transporter ATP-binding protein, translated as MAETVLLEIDRLSFAYRPDQLILRDFSMKVSSGDFVGLIGANGAGKTTMFQLLSHYLRPQAGAIRLDGKPLEAYSDRERSQRMAVVPQAFYTPLPLTVHQLISLGRTPQIGLTSRGNTPDSRQEIRQLAEALELGEFLDRPMTELSGGERQRAILAAAPAPRPQLLLLDEPTSAPDLGHTVALMDLICRLQEQYQLTILMITHDLELAGRYCRRLLLLKNGRLLKDGTPEEVITPELIQQAYNCPVDVVSGRHRDLLISY; from the coding sequence ATGGCGGAAACAGTCCTTCTGGAAATCGACCGCTTGTCGTTCGCCTACCGTCCGGACCAATTGATCCTGCGGGATTTTTCCATGAAAGTGAGCTCCGGCGACTTTGTCGGCCTGATCGGCGCCAACGGCGCCGGCAAAACCACGATGTTCCAGTTGCTGAGCCACTATTTACGGCCGCAGGCCGGCGCGATCCGCCTGGACGGCAAACCGCTGGAGGCGTATTCCGACCGGGAGCGTTCCCAGCGGATGGCGGTGGTGCCGCAGGCATTCTACACGCCGCTGCCGCTGACGGTACATCAATTGATCAGCCTGGGCCGGACGCCGCAAATCGGCCTGACTTCCCGGGGAAATACGCCGGACTCCCGGCAGGAAATCCGGCAGTTGGCCGAAGCGTTGGAACTGGGTGAATTTCTGGACCGGCCGATGACCGAACTGAGCGGCGGGGAACGGCAGCGGGCCATTCTGGCCGCGGCGCCGGCCCCGCGGCCGCAATTGTTACTGCTGGACGAGCCGACCTCCGCGCCGGACCTCGGCCATACGGTGGCCCTGATGGATTTGATCTGCCGGCTGCAGGAACAATATCAACTGACCATTCTGATGATCACTCACGATCTGGAATTGGCCGGCCGTTACTGCCGGCGGCTGCTGCTGTTGAAAAACGGCCGGCTGCTGAAGGACGGCACGCCGGAGGAGGTCATCACGCCGGAGCTGATTCAGCAGGCTTACAACTGCCCGGTAGACGTCGTTTCCGGCCGGCACCGGGATCTGCTGATCTCCTACTGA
- a CDS encoding type I phosphomannose isomerase catalytic subunit — MAMLEQNQLYPLKFQPLYFARIWGGSQLSEFLHRQLPPSEEPIGESWELVDREAVQSQVVNGPLAGHTIHELIEFYGRSLLGSKWTGGRFPLLVKLIDAGQRLSLQVHPDEQACAKLGNGAEPKTEMWYIIAALRGAKIMAGLSPRGTRRQLVENLNSPDVENLLQVYPSQPGDAYFISAGTLHAIGEGNLLLEIQQNSDTTYRVSDWGRVDQSGRSRQLHLQEAMESIDFMNRTSPRIPGVVGDVAHNRKFPMINRCRFFSVDSLLLVSPWRDDTAHGSSFHLISAINQPLALARSMESESLLDLQPGESALIPACFGSYAIRPLAEGLCRVVKTTL; from the coding sequence ATGGCGATGCTGGAGCAGAATCAATTATATCCGCTGAAATTTCAACCTCTGTATTTTGCCAGGATCTGGGGAGGCAGCCAGCTCAGTGAGTTTTTGCACCGGCAATTGCCGCCGTCGGAGGAGCCGATCGGCGAATCCTGGGAACTGGTGGATCGCGAAGCGGTGCAGAGTCAGGTGGTCAACGGACCATTGGCCGGGCACACCATTCATGAATTGATCGAATTTTACGGGCGTTCTCTGCTGGGGTCCAAATGGACCGGCGGCCGTTTCCCGCTGTTGGTGAAACTGATCGATGCCGGGCAACGGCTGTCGCTGCAGGTGCATCCCGACGAACAGGCGTGCGCCAAGCTTGGCAACGGCGCGGAGCCGAAAACGGAGATGTGGTACATCATCGCCGCGTTGCGCGGCGCGAAGATCATGGCCGGTCTGAGTCCGCGCGGGACGCGCCGGCAACTGGTGGAGAATCTGAACTCTCCGGATGTCGAGAATCTGCTGCAGGTGTACCCGTCGCAGCCGGGGGATGCCTACTTCATCAGCGCCGGCACGCTGCATGCGATCGGCGAAGGGAACCTGCTGCTGGAAATCCAGCAGAACAGCGATACGACTTACCGGGTCAGCGACTGGGGAAGAGTCGATCAGAGCGGCCGGTCGCGTCAATTGCATTTGCAGGAGGCGATGGAGTCGATCGATTTCATGAACCGGACCAGTCCGCGGATTCCGGGGGTGGTCGGCGATGTCGCCCACAACCGCAAATTCCCGATGATCAACCGTTGCCGGTTTTTCAGCGTCGACAGTCTGCTGCTGGTCAGTCCGTGGCGGGACGATACGGCGCACGGCAGCAGTTTCCACCTGATCAGCGCGATCAATCAGCCGCTGGCGTTGGCGCGTTCGATGGAGTCGGAAAGCCTGCTGGATCTGCAGCCCGGCGAAAGCGCCTTGATCCCGGCCTGTTTCGGCAGTTATGCCATCCGTCCGTTGGCGGAAGGCCTCTGCCGGGTGGTGAAAACGACGTTGTAA
- the argS gene encoding arginine--tRNA ligase produces MSEFKFIGRLIDALRQRFAEAALPADWTISPERCPEGMNGELTINCFRFAKLFKQPPDRLAAAIAECLDRDPEILATEQIKAFVNVVLTPAALYRDTLAALPELLAAGRLPENECRKILIEYSAPNTNKPQHLGHVRNNTLGMALASLLKRVGHEVIQINLVNDRGIHICKSMIAYQRFGNGATPESTGIKGDHLVGKFYVEYNQALSAELAALKAARPELAEKDNEALFLETELGQATQKMLQDWENGDPEVRALWQKMNGWVFDGFAATYRRMGIRFDHTYLESQTYLLGKDIIQDGLARGVFSRREDGAVIVDLGKMGNKVVLRSDGTSVYITQDIGTTLLKYNDYHPDMQIWVVGDEQILHFQMLFAILRKLGYEWADNLHHLAYGMVNLPSGKMKSREGTVVDADDLFAEMVALALDNCRERGDGEVTESELAGRAEIIGMGALKFMLLKFNPKTTMMFDPQASIKFEGDTGPYVQYACTRIKSIARKARERGLHFQPDEVDWSLLAAREEKAFAALAAFYPAALQLAAERRDCSVLVEYLLDLAKAFNRFYRECPVLTAENVELQQARLALAAAAGDILTDGLRTLTIGVPDAM; encoded by the coding sequence ATGAGTGAATTCAAGTTTATCGGCCGTTTGATCGACGCGTTGCGGCAGCGGTTTGCGGAAGCGGCGCTGCCGGCGGATTGGACAATTTCACCGGAACGTTGCCCGGAAGGGATGAACGGCGAACTGACGATCAATTGTTTCCGGTTCGCCAAACTGTTCAAGCAGCCCCCGGACCGTCTGGCGGCGGCGATTGCCGAATGTTTGGACAGAGATCCGGAGATTCTGGCGACCGAGCAGATCAAGGCTTTTGTCAACGTCGTATTGACGCCGGCGGCCTTGTACCGCGATACGCTGGCGGCGCTGCCGGAGCTGCTGGCCGCCGGCCGATTGCCGGAGAATGAGTGCCGGAAAATTCTCATCGAATATTCGGCGCCGAATACCAACAAACCGCAGCATCTCGGCCACGTGCGCAACAATACGCTCGGGATGGCGCTGGCCTCGCTGTTGAAACGGGTCGGCCATGAGGTTATCCAGATCAATCTGGTCAACGACCGCGGGATTCATATCTGCAAATCGATGATCGCCTATCAGCGTTTCGGCAACGGCGCGACGCCGGAGTCGACCGGCATCAAGGGAGATCACCTGGTCGGTAAATTTTATGTCGAATACAATCAGGCGCTGTCGGCGGAGCTTGCCGCTTTGAAGGCGGCCCGCCCGGAGTTGGCGGAGAAGGACAACGAAGCGCTGTTTCTGGAAACGGAGCTCGGCCAGGCTACGCAGAAGATGCTCCAGGACTGGGAAAATGGCGATCCGGAGGTGCGGGCGTTGTGGCAGAAGATGAACGGTTGGGTATTCGACGGTTTTGCCGCTACCTACCGGCGGATGGGCATCCGGTTCGATCATACCTATCTGGAGAGCCAGACCTATCTGTTGGGCAAGGACATCATTCAGGACGGCCTGGCCCGCGGCGTGTTCTCCCGCCGGGAGGACGGCGCGGTCATCGTCGATCTGGGAAAGATGGGCAACAAAGTGGTGCTGCGTTCCGACGGTACCAGTGTGTACATCACCCAGGACATCGGGACGACGCTGTTGAAATATAACGACTATCATCCGGATATGCAGATCTGGGTGGTCGGCGATGAACAGATTCTGCATTTCCAGATGCTGTTTGCCATTTTGCGGAAACTGGGCTATGAGTGGGCGGACAACCTGCATCATCTCGCTTACGGTATGGTCAATCTGCCGAGCGGCAAGATGAAGAGCCGGGAAGGCACTGTCGTCGACGCCGACGATCTGTTTGCCGAGATGGTGGCCCTGGCGCTCGACAACTGCCGGGAGCGTGGCGATGGGGAAGTGACAGAAAGCGAACTGGCCGGCCGGGCGGAAATCATCGGCATGGGCGCTTTGAAGTTCATGCTGTTGAAATTCAATCCCAAGACGACGATGATGTTCGATCCGCAGGCATCAATTAAATTTGAAGGCGACACCGGTCCGTATGTGCAGTATGCCTGTACGCGGATCAAGTCGATTGCCCGCAAAGCCCGGGAACGCGGGCTGCACTTTCAGCCGGATGAGGTGGATTGGAGCCTGTTGGCGGCCAGGGAGGAAAAAGCGTTCGCCGCATTGGCCGCTTTTTATCCGGCGGCGTTGCAGTTGGCGGCGGAACGGCGCGACTGCTCGGTGCTGGTGGAATATCTGCTCGACTTGGCCAAGGCCTTCAACCGTTTTTACCGGGAATGCCCGGTGCTGACGGCGGAAAATGTCGAATTGCAGCAGGCTCGCCTGGCGTTGGCCGCCGCGGCCGGCGATATTCTGACCGATGGGTTGCGGACGCTGACGATCGGGGTGCCGGACGCGATGTAA
- a CDS encoding thioesterase family protein, whose product MHWHESFYRVPYADTDQMGVVYYANYLEYFERSRTEMLREAGLPYSALERCNCFLPVTEVNCRYLSPAHYDELLTFRSGVAGVKGVRLKIITEIRHEATLLVRGEVTLACMNRDRKLIRPPVELLTACEQYRVEE is encoded by the coding sequence ATGCACTGGCATGAAAGTTTTTACCGGGTTCCTTACGCGGACACCGATCAGATGGGTGTGGTCTATTACGCCAATTATCTGGAATATTTCGAACGCAGCCGCACGGAGATGCTGCGGGAGGCCGGTCTGCCTTACAGCGCGCTGGAGCGCTGCAACTGTTTTCTGCCGGTGACGGAGGTCAATTGCCGGTATTTGTCGCCGGCGCATTACGATGAACTGCTGACGTTCCGTTCCGGCGTCGCCGGCGTCAAGGGGGTCCGGCTTAAAATCATCACCGAAATTCGGCATGAAGCGACACTCCTGGTGCGCGGCGAGGTGACGCTGGCCTGTATGAACCGCGACCGTAAGTTGATCCGGCCGCCGGTCGAGCTTCTGACCGCTTGTGAGCAATATCGTGTGGAAGAGTAA
- a CDS encoding ABC transporter ATP-binding protein codes for MEEFKISSLLRQYRGMILLSAITQIMFSSLALSLPWMLKIAIDKVIPSRDYQMFFILCAIMVIIYIIRFIMRMIAGYLGVYTIMRVLLDVRQRIFRHLQSLSLRFYEEYRTGKLISNVISDVGLLQGLVSLCISMTDQIFTMAFITVLIFFINWKLALVAMLALPIHFINFYYFNGILRSNAMILQEKMSEISANLSENINGIKVVKSFAKERSECRHFFNTMRPTLDLSVKMNQLNNTCNGMYDMLALTTYLVVIGGGIAMVGRNDFTIGDFVAFYTYIGMQVAPIAALAAQINTMSLGFAGAQRIIKLLRVIPEIKDAPNPITAGRLKGKISFEDVSFRYADTPVIRELSLEINPGQKIALVGPSGCGKSTISNLLLRFYDVTEGRITVDGVDVRKYSQESYRNNIGVVLQEPFLFSGTIRDNIAYARSTASREEVERAAELANVAEFVNKLDRGFDTVIGENGASLSGGQKQRLAIARAILKNPSILILDEATSALDTVSEKLVQQALDTLMEGRTTIIIAHRLSTIRNADKIVVLKAGRIEQLGTHDELMAQDGTYKQLYTIQQKAQKEEESRRLPDRIVYQQPPAANPSYADLHSAKQ; via the coding sequence ATGGAAGAGTTCAAGATATCCAGTCTGCTGCGGCAATACCGCGGCATGATTCTTTTATCGGCGATCACGCAAATCATGTTCTCCAGCCTGGCGCTGTCGCTGCCGTGGATGCTGAAGATCGCCATCGACAAGGTGATCCCGAGCCGGGATTACCAGATGTTTTTCATCCTCTGCGCCATCATGGTGATCATTTACATCATCCGTTTTATCATGCGGATGATCGCCGGCTACCTCGGCGTCTACACCATCATGCGGGTCCTGCTCGACGTCCGGCAGCGGATCTTCAGGCACCTGCAGAGCCTGTCGCTGCGTTTCTATGAGGAATACCGCACCGGCAAACTGATCTCCAACGTCATCAGCGACGTCGGCCTGCTGCAGGGACTGGTGTCGCTGTGTATTTCGATGACCGACCAGATCTTTACGATGGCGTTCATCACCGTGCTGATCTTCTTCATCAACTGGAAGCTGGCGCTGGTGGCGATGCTGGCCCTGCCGATCCATTTCATCAACTTCTATTACTTCAACGGCATCCTCCGGAGCAATGCGATGATATTGCAGGAGAAAATGTCGGAAATCTCCGCCAATCTGTCCGAAAACATCAACGGCATCAAGGTGGTGAAATCCTTCGCCAAGGAACGTTCGGAGTGCCGCCACTTCTTCAACACGATGCGGCCGACCCTCGATCTGTCGGTCAAGATGAACCAGTTGAACAACACCTGCAACGGCATGTACGACATGCTGGCCCTGACCACCTATCTGGTGGTGATCGGCGGCGGCATCGCGATGGTCGGCCGCAACGATTTCACGATCGGCGATTTCGTCGCCTTCTATACTTATATCGGCATGCAGGTCGCGCCGATCGCCGCCTTGGCCGCCCAGATCAACACGATGTCGCTGGGCTTCGCCGGCGCCCAGCGCATCATCAAGCTGCTGCGGGTCATCCCGGAAATCAAGGACGCGCCGAATCCGATCACCGCCGGCCGGCTGAAGGGGAAAATCAGCTTTGAAGACGTCTCTTTCCGTTATGCCGATACGCCGGTGATCCGTGAACTGTCGCTGGAAATCAATCCGGGACAGAAAATCGCCCTGGTCGGCCCTTCCGGCTGCGGCAAGTCGACGATTAGCAATCTGCTGCTGCGCTTCTATGATGTCACCGAAGGGCGCATCACCGTCGACGGCGTCGACGTCCGCAAATATTCCCAGGAATCCTACCGCAACAACATCGGCGTCGTCCTGCAGGAACCGTTCCTGTTCAGCGGGACGATCCGCGACAACATCGCCTACGCCCGCTCCACCGCCAGCCGCGAAGAGGTCGAGCGCGCCGCGGAACTGGCCAACGTCGCCGAGTTCGTCAACAAGCTGGACCGCGGCTTCGACACTGTGATCGGCGAGAACGGCGCCAGCTTGTCCGGCGGCCAGAAGCAGCGGCTGGCGATCGCCCGGGCGATCCTGAAAAATCCGTCGATCCTGATCCTCGACGAAGCGACCAGCGCGTTGGACACCGTCTCCGAAAAGCTGGTGCAGCAGGCGCTGGACACGCTGATGGAAGGCCGGACAACGATCATCATCGCCCACCGGCTGTCGACGATCCGCAACGCCGACAAGATCGTCGTGCTGAAAGCCGGCCGGATCGAACAGCTCGGCACCCACGACGAACTGATGGCACAGGACGGCACCTACAAGCAGCTCTACACCATCCAGCAGAAAGCACAGAAGGAGGAGGAAAGCCGCCGCCTGCCGGATCGTATCGTCTATCAGCAACCGCCGGCCGCGAACCCGTCTTATGCTGATTTGCATTCAGCAAAACAGTAA
- a CDS encoding RNA polymerase sigma factor yields MTDKNQLFSSLIEKELPMLRRVAYRVLGNPDDTDEAVQEALLKAWERFGDFRSEAKLSSWICRIVVNESYNLIRKRQREAQKVAEMTGFDPDNPEEKEDQFGRLEEAIAQLPEVYRQTVQLAILENVDTKIAAERLKCNINTLYWRIQKSKRLLRLALQEVQS; encoded by the coding sequence ATGACGGATAAGAACCAACTCTTCTCCAGCTTGATCGAAAAAGAATTGCCGATGTTGCGCCGGGTGGCATACCGGGTGCTGGGCAATCCGGACGATACGGACGAAGCGGTGCAGGAGGCGCTGCTGAAGGCATGGGAACGGTTTGGAGATTTCCGCAGCGAAGCGAAATTGTCCAGTTGGATTTGCCGGATCGTCGTCAACGAATCCTACAATCTGATCCGCAAACGGCAGCGCGAAGCCCAGAAGGTAGCGGAAATGACCGGTTTCGACCCGGACAATCCCGAAGAAAAAGAGGATCAATTCGGCAGGCTGGAAGAGGCGATCGCCCAATTGCCGGAGGTGTATCGGCAGACCGTGCAGTTGGCCATCCTGGAAAACGTCGATACCAAAATCGCTGCGGAACGTTTGAAGTGCAACATCAATACGCTGTACTGGCGTATCCAGAAGTCCAAACGGCTACTGCGTTTGGCATTGCAGGAGGTACAATCATGA
- the cmk gene encoding (d)CMP kinase, translated as MTTDVIAIDGPAASGKSTVAAGLAERLRIPYINTGSMYRAITLAAMRRGVSAANCTEAALAPVLERLQLDYVRNDAGHFVLRMDGHETDAALRSAEVAALVSPVAALPNVRAWLRERQRALAAAGRLVMEGRDIGTEIFPDARFKFFLTATPEERARRRLAQSGENFDGATLESVAAAIAERDRIDSTRTVAPLRPAADAVLVDSTGLEVDEVVNLLARKVME; from the coding sequence ATGACGACCGATGTGATAGCGATCGACGGACCGGCCGCTTCCGGCAAAAGCACGGTGGCGGCCGGATTGGCCGAACGGTTGCGGATTCCGTACATCAATACCGGCAGCATGTACCGGGCGATCACGCTGGCGGCAATGCGCCGGGGCGTTTCGGCCGCGAATTGTACGGAGGCGGCGTTGGCGCCGGTCCTGGAACGGTTGCAGTTGGATTATGTCCGGAACGACGCCGGACATTTTGTTTTGCGGATGGACGGGCATGAAACGGACGCCGCATTGCGCAGTGCCGAAGTGGCGGCGCTGGTCAGTCCGGTGGCGGCTCTGCCGAATGTTCGCGCCTGGCTGCGGGAAAGACAGCGGGCGCTGGCGGCGGCGGGTCGGCTGGTCATGGAAGGCCGGGACATCGGTACCGAAATTTTCCCGGACGCCAGGTTCAAATTTTTTCTGACAGCGACGCCGGAAGAGCGGGCGCGCCGCCGGCTGGCGCAATCGGGTGAAAATTTCGACGGCGCCACTTTGGAGTCGGTGGCGGCGGCGATCGCCGAGCGCGACCGGATTGATTCCACCCGGACAGTGGCCCCGTTGCGGCCGGCGGCGGATGCCGTGCTGGTGGACAGCACCGGATTGGAAGTGGATGAGGTGGTAAATTTACTGGCGCGAAAGGTGATGGAGTGA
- the rplO gene encoding 50S ribosomal protein L15, which translates to MKLHELAPTPGSRHPRKRVGRGDSSGLGRTCGRGEKGQKSRTGSSIRPFFEGGQIPLFRRLPKRGFNSPDHIEYNIVNLSVLDEHFAAGEVVDSEALSAKGLPGKADRMLKILANGEITKALTVKAHKFSAAAKAKIEAAGGSCEQI; encoded by the coding sequence ATGAAGTTACATGAATTGGCTCCGACGCCGGGTTCCCGGCATCCGCGCAAGCGGGTGGGGCGTGGTGACAGTTCCGGCTTGGGCCGGACCTGCGGCCGCGGCGAAAAGGGACAGAAATCCCGTACCGGTTCTTCGATCCGGCCGTTTTTCGAAGGCGGTCAGATTCCGCTGTTCCGGCGTCTGCCGAAGCGCGGTTTCAACAGCCCGGACCATATCGAATACAATATCGTCAATTTGAGCGTGCTGGATGAGCATTTCGCCGCCGGGGAAGTGGTCGACAGCGAGGCTTTGAGCGCCAAAGGTTTGCCGGGCAAAGCGGACCGGATGCTCAAGATTCTCGCCAACGGCGAAATCACCAAAGCATTGACGGTAAAAGCACATAAATTCTCGGCGGCCGCCAAAGCCAAAATCGAAGCGGCCGGCGGCAGTTGCGAACAGATCTAA
- the secY gene encoding preprotein translocase subunit SecY has translation MFAAFVNAFKVKELRSRLLFTAGIIVLVRVASNLPCPGVNSGALNQYLTNFSQEAASGGVMAMVNLFTGGALEQFAVATLGIMPYITSSIIMQLLTPVLPSLEKMSRDGESGRQKINQYTRYLTVLICIFQGFLAAAAMADPSRIGLPSPHLPLYVGSQTVFMLMTIIVLTATTMVFMWLGEQVTERGIGNGVSIIITINIIARMPQAVTQLVEMTISGQTMSGATFKPVQLLLLFAVFIAVTAATILLTQGYRRVPIQMVRKTIGTQVMGGSTYMPLKVNFANVMPIIFAGAIMMVPGPLFNGLAQFTKGRDWSGASDFFLSLGTLFRYHSTGYMVLYGLLIMGFSYFWVASQFNPIQISENLKRDGAYIPGIRPGQPTADFLDQTMTRVTFGGAVFLTALALFPMILATPIFGIDFLVASFFGGTSLLIMVGVVLDTMSQMESHLTMRNYDGFLKSGRLRGRNAIQ, from the coding sequence ATGTTTGCTGCATTTGTGAATGCGTTTAAGGTAAAGGAGTTGCGGTCGCGGTTGCTGTTCACCGCCGGAATTATCGTTCTGGTGCGGGTCGCTTCCAATCTGCCGTGTCCGGGAGTAAATTCGGGTGCTTTGAATCAGTACCTGACCAATTTTTCTCAGGAAGCCGCTTCCGGCGGCGTCATGGCGATGGTTAACCTCTTCACCGGGGGTGCGCTCGAGCAGTTCGCGGTGGCGACGCTCGGTATCATGCCGTACATTACCTCGTCGATCATTATGCAGTTGCTGACGCCGGTGTTGCCGTCGCTGGAAAAAATGTCCAGAGACGGTGAATCCGGCCGCCAGAAAATCAATCAGTACACCCGCTATCTCACTGTTCTGATCTGTATTTTCCAGGGCTTTCTGGCCGCGGCGGCGATGGCCGATCCATCCCGGATCGGTTTGCCGTCACCGCATTTGCCGTTGTATGTCGGCAGCCAGACAGTCTTTATGTTGATGACGATCATCGTGCTGACGGCGACGACGATGGTCTTCATGTGGCTCGGCGAACAGGTGACCGAGCGCGGTATCGGCAATGGCGTGTCGATCATCATCACGATCAACATCATCGCCCGTATGCCGCAGGCGGTCACCCAGTTGGTGGAAATGACCATCTCCGGACAGACGATGTCCGGTGCGACCTTCAAACCGGTCCAGTTGCTGTTGCTGTTCGCCGTTTTCATCGCGGTTACCGCGGCGACGATTCTGTTGACGCAGGGCTACCGGCGGGTGCCGATCCAGATGGTCCGCAAGACGATCGGGACACAGGTGATGGGCGGCAGCACCTATATGCCGCTGAAGGTCAATTTCGCCAACGTCATGCCGATCATTTTCGCCGGTGCGATCATGATGGTGCCGGGGCCGCTGTTCAACGGTCTGGCGCAATTCACCAAAGGGCGCGACTGGAGCGGCGCCAGTGATTTCTTCCTTTCGCTGGGAACGCTGTTCCGCTATCATTCGACCGGATATATGGTGCTTTACGGTTTGCTGATCATGGGCTTTTCTTACTTCTGGGTGGCCAGTCAGTTCAATCCGATTCAAATTTCTGAAAATCTGAAGCGCGACGGCGCTTATATTCCCGGTATCCGTCCGGGGCAGCCGACCGCCGATTTCCTCGATCAGACGATGACCCGGGTGACGTTCGGCGGCGCGGTGTTCCTGACGGCGCTGGCCTTGTTCCCGATGATTCTGGCGACGCCGATCTTCGGCATCGATTTCCTGGTCGCCTCTTTCTTCGGCGGCACCAGCTTGCTGATCATGGTCGGTGTGGTGCTGGACACCATGAGCCAGATGGAATCGCACCTGACGATGCGCAATTATGACGGTTTCCTGAAGAGCGGCCGGCTTCGCGGCCGCAATGCGATCCAGTAA